The Colletes latitarsis isolate SP2378_abdomen chromosome 14, iyColLati1, whole genome shotgun sequence genome has a segment encoding these proteins:
- the LOC143350371 gene encoding CDAN1-interacting nuclease 1: MKLDVYNDIVTTIRKFQGLSKDCRDLLKEKYSNIPVNVLYSILSLEIQHKMKVNHSKLFGNNKNYYDTYIEAVRKGEPVGILLKMAKDIGAQPALLARNVLEKHCGRDDSNVSRNEVSKLFKDTTLIQDKDLAYEVYLCILYDNLYGPITDAIGISVGQEYELKLQNCLTERNLAFRNEEHLRSRGYDKTPDFKLEVPIAVNGFVINWIESKARFGNMEIHQKYIKEQFLSYWNRFGPGLVIYWFGFLDNLTEPSEKRFIIMDHFPENITFMDPTCIKPTTL; the protein is encoded by the exons ATGAAGCTCGACGTGTACAACGACATAGTAACAACAATTCGGAAATTCCAAGGTCTATCGAAGGATTGTAGAGATTTATTAAAAGAGAAATATAGCAA caTTCCAGTAAATGTATTGTACAGCATATTATCTTTAGAAATACAGCATAAAATGAAAGTCAATCATAGCAAGTTGTTTGGCAACAATAAGAACTATTATGATAC TTACATAGAAGCTGTACGAAAGGGAGAACCTGttggaattttattaaaaatggcaAAAGATATTGGTGCACAGCCTGCATTATTAGCTAGAAATGTTCTTGAAAAACATTGTGGGCGAGATGATTCTAATG TTTCTCGAAACGAAGTCAGTAAGTTATTTAAAGACACTACTCTCATTCAGGACAAGGACCTTGCATATGAAGTTTATTTG tgtATATTATATGATAATTTATATGGACCTATAACAGATGCTATTGGAAT TTCTGTAGGTCAAGAATATGAgttgaaattacaaaattgtttGACAGAACGAAATCTTGCATTTCGTAATGAGGAACACTTACGATCGCGGGGATACGACAAAACTCCCGATTTCAAACTCGAAGTACCAATTGCAGTAAATGGTTTTGTAATTAATTGGATAGAATCTAAAGCACGATTTGGCAATATGGAGATACATCAAAAGTATATCAAAGAACAATTTCTAAGCTATTGGAACAGATTTGGTCCAGGACTCGtgatctactggtttggattctTAGACAATTTGACTGAACCCAGTGAAAAAAGATTTATAATTATGGACCATTTCCCTGAGAATATTACTTTCATGGATCCTACTTGTATTAAACCCACAACTTTATGA
- the LOC143350375 gene encoding uncharacterized protein LOC143350375, giving the protein MANKTTTNLKSQEQPMKTAVQLQLARIKIEEEEELWISEEELYTEGSSDEEEYKQLKSRRKINNNKSSRVPSVDPNVERRSCSPFSTETKSSLDHSANGPMDSITKKQTVLNTSSTFDKTTASFEKLVDSSSVESQQMQHLSTTESPATCIMKDTNTSDFFIEENQVDNTEISWKAKKGTCVLPNSSNNAK; this is encoded by the exons ATGGCCAATAAAACAACGACCAATTTGAAATCGCAGGAACAACCCATGAAAACCGCGGTACAATTACAACTTGCCAGAATTAAAATAGAG GAGGAAGAAGAATTATGGATATCAGAAGAAGAGTTGTATACCGAGGGAAGCAGCGACGAAGAAGAATATAAACAATTAAAATCACGTCGCAAAATCAATAATAATAAATCGTCACGTGTCCCTTCGGTTGACCCCAATGTCGAAAGACGATCTTGTTCGCCCTTTTCCACTGAAACTAAATCAAGTTTAGACCATTCCGCCAATGGTCCCATGGACAGTATTACAAAAAAACAAACGGTACTCAACACTTCGTCAACATTTGATAAGACCACCGCCTCGTTTGAGAAATTAGTAGATTCATCATCAGTCGAATCCCAACAAATGCAACACCTTTCTACGACGGAATCGCCTGCTACCTGTATTATGAAAGATACAAACACCTCCGATTTCTTCATCGAAGAGAACCAGGTAGACAACACGGAAATCTCGTGGAAAGCAAAAAAAGGTACATGCGTTTTACCTAATTCGAGCAATAACGCCAAATAA
- the LOC143350367 gene encoding protein FAM50 homolog, whose translation MAHYKGAASEAGRAMQLMKKREIAQQEIELRKKKIEDDLKIHNIENKFATHYNAVEQQLKTSTIGLVTLNEMKAKQENIVKERERKLAQKEREKEQEKERALAAKQAEKNKQKKQIQALSFNLDEDEVELSDEEKERKLEETKLDDSEPVIKKIKKNPDVDTSFLPDREREEEENRLREELRQEWARKQNALKEEEIEITFSYWDGSGHRRSVIMKKGNSIYQLLQRCLEVLRREFSELKTVMADQLMYVKEDLILPHHYTFYDFIVTKARGKSGPLFTFDVHDDIRVMHDASVETEESHAGKVLLRSWYERNKHIFPASRWEPFDPTKSYDKYTVSDKNKKKDKI comes from the exons ATGGCTCACTACAAAGGAGCAGCCAGCGAAGCTGGTAGAGCAATGCAGTTAATGAAGAAGCGAGAAATTGCTCAGCAAGAAATAGAATTGaggaaaaagaaaatagaagATGATCTAAAGATTCATAATATAGAGAATAAATTTGCTACTCACTATAATGCTGTAGAGCAACAATTGAAAACTTCTACCATTGGTTTGGTCACCTTAAATGAAATGAAAGCTAAGCAGGAAAATATAGTAAAGGAACGTGAAAGGAAACTTGCTCAAAAGGAACGTGAGAAAGAACAAGAGAAGGAGAGGGCTCTTGCTGCAAAACAAGCTGAAAAAAATAAGCAGAAAAAACAAATTCAAGCATTATCATTTAATTTAGATGAAGATGAAGTGGAACTTTCTGACGAAGAAAAAGAGAGAAAGTTGGAGGAGACAAAACTGGATGATAGTGAACCAGTAATaaaaaagataaagaaaaatCCAGATGTAGATACAAGTTTTTTACCTGATAGAGaacgagaagaagaagaaaacagGTTGAGAGAAGAGTTAAGACAAGAATGGGCTAGAAAACAAAATGCATTGAAAGAAGAAGAAATTGAAATTACTTTCAGTTATTGGGATGGATCTGGACACAGACGAAGTGTTATTATGAAAAAAG GTAATTCTATTTATCAGCTTCTTCAAAGATGCTTGGAAGTTTTAAGGCGTGAATTTAGTGAACTTAAAACAGTTATGGCAGACCAATTAATGTATGTGAAGGAAGACCTTATTTTACCCCATCATTATACATTTTATGATTTTATTGTAACAAAG GCAAGAGGAAAGAGTGGACCTCTTTTCACATTCGATGTTCACGATGACATTCGTGTTATGCACGATGCTTCTGTAGAAACAGAAGAATCTCATGCAGGGAAAGTGTTGCTTAG GTCCTGGTATGAAAGAAATAAACATATATTTCCTGCTAGTAGATGGGAACCTTTTGATCCAACAAAAAGTTACGATAAATATACGGTTtccgataaaaataaaaaaaaagataaaatttaa
- the Beta-man gene encoding beta-mannosidase isoform X2, with protein sequence MKFLQFLLVIHLIDNSVSSISLCGPWTGKIATNKSEHEITFSAIVPGGIYTDLNKANIIPDNFIGHNDVKNRWVGNQLVTYTKKFYVNDTFLNVPKVVLVFHGLDTFATIFLNAQEIGQASNMFLRYTFDVTKHLKKGENVLIVSFSSAVKEAHILYKEQALKYIVPPICVPVTYNGECHVNHIRKMQASFSWDWGPAFPSMGIWKDVELIPVNEIFITDITTDIFKEQNFWNVTITIFLDITLQKNNKPLPIPCHISSVLYINEQLNINNCSTFALETNNKYLNTTISLKIPVDLVDKWWPNGYGNQTLYLLTVTVTTPNTTKQKTMRVGFRTIELVQKPLKAGLSFYFQINGVPIFAKGSNYIPASIFPELSAKIDKIKHLLTSAKKANMNMLRVWGGGLYESELFYNMADEYGIMIWQDFMFACGMYPTTETFLDSVKEEVIQNVRRLKHHPSIVLWAGNNENEAALYGNWYGTGAVQIYKNDYIKLYVDLIKKEVEQLDPTRPFVVSSPSNGLYTEQYNYTGEDPYSKLYGDVHYYNYINNGWDMHQYPCTRFASEYGFQSLPSIYTILPVAETIADLNIDSDFMKHRQHLSLGTIFMRVLISKNLKIPEIQNSTRNFLNFIYLSQINQAVSVKVQTEFYRQSMSELNELGEGMTMGALYWQLNDVWQAPSWSSIDYDGRWKMLHYYAKDFFAPIIVTYYVRETNFAIYIVSDKLYPIDNITLEVNLYTWNNMKPVQSHIRSNITIKANAVTKIHDNLLKYFWISNSTLLNECKKTSCITTLTLKDKTGSQIAPRNYIYPTNVLKTVVLPNATISVKVNDNHLPGMHSNYPDIEFELMTNNIALFVWLEVEDICGHFSENGFHMFESKKRIIFHACEAITPAVFKTKLHITTLSDIYNPSKEDTNHILTKIRGNSFV encoded by the exons ATGAAGTTTCTTCAATTCCTATTAGTTATACATTTAATCGACAACTCTGTTTCATCCATAAGTTTATGTGGCCCATGGACAG GTAAAATTGCAACCAATAAGTCTGAACATG AAATTACATTCTCTGCAATTGTACCAGGAGGAATTTATACAGATTTAAACAAAGCCAATATTATACCAGATAATTTTATTGGGCACAATGATGTGAAAAACCGTTGGGTTGGTAATCAATTGGTTACATACACTAAAAAGTTTTATG TAAATGACACTTTTCTAAATGTACCTAAAGTGGTGCTAGTTTTTCATGGTTTAGATACATTTGCTACAATCTTTTTGAATGCTCAAGAAATCGGACAAGCATCAAATATGTTTCTACGATACACATTTGATGTTACAAAGCACTTGAAA AAAGGAGAGAATGTACTAATAGTTTCCTTTTCTTCTGCTGTTAAAGAAGCTCACATTTTATATAAGGAACAAGCATTGAAATACATTGTTCCTCCAATATGTGTTCCAGTTACTTACAATGGAGAATGTCATGTTAATCATATCAGAAAAATGCAAGCAAGTTTCTCATGGGATTGGGGCCCAGCTTTTCCTTCTATGGGCATTTG gAAAGATGTGGAATTAATTCCAGTAAATGAAATCTTTATCACGGATATTACAACAGATATTTTTAAAGAACAGAATTTTTGGAATGTTACTATAACAATATTTCTCGACATTACATTGCAGAAAAATAATAAACCTTTACCTATACCTTGCCATATTTCGTCTGTTCTTTATATTAACGaacaattaaatattaataattgtagTACTTTTGCTTTGGAGACAAACAATAAGTATCTAAACACGACTATCAGTCTCAAAATACCTGTA GATCTCGTAGATAAATGGTGGCCAAATGGTTACGGCAATCAAACTCTTTACTTGCTGACTGTGACTGTAACCACGCCTAATACTACCAAGCAAAAAACAATGCGCGTTGGTTTCAGAACGATAGAACTAGTACAAAAGCCTCTCAAGGCTGGATTaagcttttattttcaaataaatggcGTTCCTATATTTGCAAAGGGTAGTAACTACATTCCAGCTAGCATTTTTCCCGAACTGAGTGCTAAAATAGAtaaaattaaacatttattaacatccgctaaaaaagcaaacatgAACATGCTTAGGGTTTGGGGTGGTGGTCTTTATGAATCcgaattattttataacatgGCTGATGAATATGGAATTATGATTTGGCAAGATTTTATGTTTGCATGTGGAATGTATCCTACTACAGAGACATTTCTTGACTCGGTAAAGGAAGAAGTTATACAAAACGTACGGAGATTAAAACATCATCCCAGTATTGTTCTTTGGGCTGGAAATAATGAAAATGAAGCAGCTTTATATGGAAATTGGTACGGTACTGGCGCGGTACAAATctataaaaatgattatattaaGCTGTATGTAGATTTGATAAAAAAGGAAGTAGAGCAATTAGATCCTACACGGCCGTTCGTAGTATCTAGTCCTAGTAACGGATTATATACTGAGCAGTATAACTATACTGGGGAAGATCCATATTCGAAATTATATGGAGATG TTCACTACTACAACTATATCAATAATGGTTGGGATATGCACCAATATCCTTGTACAAGATTTGCATCCGAATACGGATTTCAATCGTTACCATCAATTTATACTATATTGCCAGTTGCAGAAACAATTGCTGATTTGAACATAGACAGTGACTTTATGAAACATCGTCAGCATTTATCATTAGGAACGATATTTATGAGGGTTCTTATTtcaaagaatttaaaaataccTGAAATTCAAAATAGTACGAGAAATTTTCTCAATTTCATATATCTAAGTCAAATAAATCAAGCTGTCTCTGTAAAGGTACAAACAGAATTTTATCGACAATCGATGTCCGAATTAAACGAATTAGGAGAAGGGATGACAATGGGTGCATTATATTGGCAATTAAATGATGTTTGGCAAGCTCCATCATGGTCTTCTATAG ACTATGATGGACGATGGAAAATGCTTCATTACTATGCCAAAGATTTTTTTGCACCCATTATAGTCACATATTATGTTAGAGAGACCaattttgcaatttatattgTTTCTGACAAGTTATATCCAATAGATAATATAACTTTGGAAGTAAATCTTTATACATGGAATAATATGAAGCCTGTACAATCACATATTCGTAGCAACATAACTATA AAAGCAAATGCAGTAACTAAAATTCATGATAATTTGCTCAAATATTTTTGGATATCAAATTCTACATTACTCAATGAGTGTAAAAAAACCAGTTGCATTACAACACttactttaaaggataaaactggATCTCAGATAGCACCAAGAAATTACATATATCCAACCAATGTATTAAAAACTGTTGTCTTGCCAAATGCAACCATTTCT GTAAAAGTAAACGATAATCATTTACCTGGAATGCATTCCAATTATCCAGATATAGAGTTTGAATTAATGACAAACAATATAGCACTTTTCGTCTGGTTGGAAGTTGAAGATATTTGTGGACATTTTTCGGAAAATGGTTTTCATATGTTTGAAAGTAAAAAACGAATAATTTTCCATGCATGCGAAGCAATAACACCCGCAGTGTTTAAAACGAAGTTACACATTACTACACTCTCGGATATTTATAATCCAAGCAAAGAAGATACAAATCACATTCTAaccaa
- the Beta-man gene encoding beta-mannosidase isoform X1, giving the protein MKFLQFLLVIHLIDNSVSSISLCGPWTGKIATNKSEHEITFSAIVPGGIYTDLNKANIIPDNFIGHNDVKNRWVGNQLVTYTKKFYVNDTFLNVPKVVLVFHGLDTFATIFLNAQEIGQASNMFLRYTFDVTKHLKKGENVLIVSFSSAVKEAHILYKEQALKYIVPPICVPVTYNGECHVNHIRKMQASFSWDWGPAFPSMGIWKDVELIPVNEIFITDITTDIFKEQNFWNVTITIFLDITLQKNNKPLPIPCHISSVLYINEQLNINNCSTFALETNNKYLNTTISLKIPVDLVDKWWPNGYGNQTLYLLTVTVTTPNTTKQKTMRVGFRTIELVQKPLKAGLSFYFQINGVPIFAKGSNYIPASIFPELSAKIDKIKHLLTSAKKANMNMLRVWGGGLYESELFYNMADEYGIMIWQDFMFACGMYPTTETFLDSVKEEVIQNVRRLKHHPSIVLWAGNNENEAALYGNWYGTGAVQIYKNDYIKLYVDLIKKEVEQLDPTRPFVVSSPSNGLYTEQYNYTGEDPYSKLYGDVHYYNYINNGWDMHQYPCTRFASEYGFQSLPSIYTILPVAETIADLNIDSDFMKHRQHLSLGTIFMRVLISKNLKIPEIQNSTRNFLNFIYLSQINQAVSVKVQTEFYRQSMSELNELGEGMTMGALYWQLNDVWQAPSWSSIDYDGRWKMLHYYAKDFFAPIIVTYYVRETNFAIYIVSDKLYPIDNITLEVNLYTWNNMKPVQSHIRSNITIKANAVTKIHDNLLKYFWISNSTLLNECKKTSCITTLTLKDKTGSQIAPRNYIYPTNVLKTVVLPNATISVKVNDNHLPGMHSNYPDIEFELMTNNIALFVWLEVEDICGHFSENGFHMFESKKRIIFHACEAITPAVFKTKLHITTLSDIYNPSKEDTNHILTKIPLQQCCTQESGT; this is encoded by the exons ATGAAGTTTCTTCAATTCCTATTAGTTATACATTTAATCGACAACTCTGTTTCATCCATAAGTTTATGTGGCCCATGGACAG GTAAAATTGCAACCAATAAGTCTGAACATG AAATTACATTCTCTGCAATTGTACCAGGAGGAATTTATACAGATTTAAACAAAGCCAATATTATACCAGATAATTTTATTGGGCACAATGATGTGAAAAACCGTTGGGTTGGTAATCAATTGGTTACATACACTAAAAAGTTTTATG TAAATGACACTTTTCTAAATGTACCTAAAGTGGTGCTAGTTTTTCATGGTTTAGATACATTTGCTACAATCTTTTTGAATGCTCAAGAAATCGGACAAGCATCAAATATGTTTCTACGATACACATTTGATGTTACAAAGCACTTGAAA AAAGGAGAGAATGTACTAATAGTTTCCTTTTCTTCTGCTGTTAAAGAAGCTCACATTTTATATAAGGAACAAGCATTGAAATACATTGTTCCTCCAATATGTGTTCCAGTTACTTACAATGGAGAATGTCATGTTAATCATATCAGAAAAATGCAAGCAAGTTTCTCATGGGATTGGGGCCCAGCTTTTCCTTCTATGGGCATTTG gAAAGATGTGGAATTAATTCCAGTAAATGAAATCTTTATCACGGATATTACAACAGATATTTTTAAAGAACAGAATTTTTGGAATGTTACTATAACAATATTTCTCGACATTACATTGCAGAAAAATAATAAACCTTTACCTATACCTTGCCATATTTCGTCTGTTCTTTATATTAACGaacaattaaatattaataattgtagTACTTTTGCTTTGGAGACAAACAATAAGTATCTAAACACGACTATCAGTCTCAAAATACCTGTA GATCTCGTAGATAAATGGTGGCCAAATGGTTACGGCAATCAAACTCTTTACTTGCTGACTGTGACTGTAACCACGCCTAATACTACCAAGCAAAAAACAATGCGCGTTGGTTTCAGAACGATAGAACTAGTACAAAAGCCTCTCAAGGCTGGATTaagcttttattttcaaataaatggcGTTCCTATATTTGCAAAGGGTAGTAACTACATTCCAGCTAGCATTTTTCCCGAACTGAGTGCTAAAATAGAtaaaattaaacatttattaacatccgctaaaaaagcaaacatgAACATGCTTAGGGTTTGGGGTGGTGGTCTTTATGAATCcgaattattttataacatgGCTGATGAATATGGAATTATGATTTGGCAAGATTTTATGTTTGCATGTGGAATGTATCCTACTACAGAGACATTTCTTGACTCGGTAAAGGAAGAAGTTATACAAAACGTACGGAGATTAAAACATCATCCCAGTATTGTTCTTTGGGCTGGAAATAATGAAAATGAAGCAGCTTTATATGGAAATTGGTACGGTACTGGCGCGGTACAAATctataaaaatgattatattaaGCTGTATGTAGATTTGATAAAAAAGGAAGTAGAGCAATTAGATCCTACACGGCCGTTCGTAGTATCTAGTCCTAGTAACGGATTATATACTGAGCAGTATAACTATACTGGGGAAGATCCATATTCGAAATTATATGGAGATG TTCACTACTACAACTATATCAATAATGGTTGGGATATGCACCAATATCCTTGTACAAGATTTGCATCCGAATACGGATTTCAATCGTTACCATCAATTTATACTATATTGCCAGTTGCAGAAACAATTGCTGATTTGAACATAGACAGTGACTTTATGAAACATCGTCAGCATTTATCATTAGGAACGATATTTATGAGGGTTCTTATTtcaaagaatttaaaaataccTGAAATTCAAAATAGTACGAGAAATTTTCTCAATTTCATATATCTAAGTCAAATAAATCAAGCTGTCTCTGTAAAGGTACAAACAGAATTTTATCGACAATCGATGTCCGAATTAAACGAATTAGGAGAAGGGATGACAATGGGTGCATTATATTGGCAATTAAATGATGTTTGGCAAGCTCCATCATGGTCTTCTATAG ACTATGATGGACGATGGAAAATGCTTCATTACTATGCCAAAGATTTTTTTGCACCCATTATAGTCACATATTATGTTAGAGAGACCaattttgcaatttatattgTTTCTGACAAGTTATATCCAATAGATAATATAACTTTGGAAGTAAATCTTTATACATGGAATAATATGAAGCCTGTACAATCACATATTCGTAGCAACATAACTATA AAAGCAAATGCAGTAACTAAAATTCATGATAATTTGCTCAAATATTTTTGGATATCAAATTCTACATTACTCAATGAGTGTAAAAAAACCAGTTGCATTACAACACttactttaaaggataaaactggATCTCAGATAGCACCAAGAAATTACATATATCCAACCAATGTATTAAAAACTGTTGTCTTGCCAAATGCAACCATTTCT GTAAAAGTAAACGATAATCATTTACCTGGAATGCATTCCAATTATCCAGATATAGAGTTTGAATTAATGACAAACAATATAGCACTTTTCGTCTGGTTGGAAGTTGAAGATATTTGTGGACATTTTTCGGAAAATGGTTTTCATATGTTTGAAAGTAAAAAACGAATAATTTTCCATGCATGCGAAGCAATAACACCCGCAGTGTTTAAAACGAAGTTACACATTACTACACTCTCGGATATTTATAATCCAAGCAAAGAAGATACAAATCACATTCTAaccaa